A genomic window from Cytobacillus suaedae includes:
- a CDS encoding GerAB/ArcD/ProY family transporter, translating into MRVQITNGMFMALIINMIYAKGIGLTQGAMAREVGGDIWISTFFAIIQGAIIMYLVVFIITRYPNGDLIDQSSILLGKYFGKFIAFSIFLFFLGAYGTIMATFIYHLKDYFLPDAPIFLFILAAFLLGAYAIHFGVEVIARMALIGVFSIILLNILLMMGSLGEFDIRELQPTLQSGFLETAWASRHHNTDWAMATMMATIILPLVKEKKAWKMSTFTSIVYSGLFILMWPILEVGVLSPEVVAQYIISCMQLARSAEIGLFIHRYEMLMIALFATSALTQIMMSLLCSSVALQKIIGLKDYRPVIIPTCLILSGFGYWIVFDHHRAMYFIENTWVTICLSIAVGLPLLLLVLGWIFKKKLNKGKLEETEIQANTT; encoded by the coding sequence ATGAGGGTTCAAATAACGAATGGAATGTTTATGGCGTTAATTATTAATATGATTTATGCAAAAGGTATAGGATTAACACAGGGTGCAATGGCAAGAGAAGTAGGAGGAGACATTTGGATATCGACTTTTTTTGCCATTATTCAAGGTGCCATCATCATGTATTTAGTAGTATTTATTATTACGAGATACCCAAATGGGGATTTAATAGACCAATCCAGTATCTTACTTGGTAAGTATTTCGGAAAATTTATTGCTTTTTCTATCTTCCTATTTTTCCTAGGGGCTTACGGCACAATTATGGCAACATTTATATACCACTTAAAAGATTATTTTTTACCAGATGCCCCTATTTTTCTCTTTATTTTAGCCGCTTTCCTGCTAGGTGCTTATGCAATCCATTTTGGAGTAGAGGTTATTGCAAGAATGGCGTTAATTGGTGTCTTTTCAATTATTTTATTAAACATCCTTTTAATGATGGGGTCACTAGGTGAATTTGATATTAGGGAATTACAACCAACACTCCAATCTGGATTCTTAGAAACAGCCTGGGCTAGTAGGCATCATAATACCGATTGGGCAATGGCTACAATGATGGCAACAATCATCCTTCCTCTAGTAAAAGAAAAAAAGGCCTGGAAAATGTCAACATTTACATCAATTGTATACAGTGGCCTTTTTATCCTGATGTGGCCAATCCTTGAGGTTGGGGTTCTCTCACCCGAAGTTGTTGCGCAGTATATTATTTCTTGTATGCAATTGGCAAGAAGCGCAGAAATTGGTCTATTTATCCACCGCTACGAAATGCTCATGATTGCATTATTTGCTACCTCAGCTCTAACACAAATTATGATGTCGCTTTTATGTTCATCCGTTGCTCTACAGAAAATAATTGGCCTTAAAGATTACCGGCCAGTAATCATACCTACCTGCCTTATCCTAAGTGGTTTTGGGTATTGGATTGTTTTTGATCATCATAGGGCTATGTATTTTATTGAAAACACTTGGGTCACCATTTGTTTAAGCATTGCTGTTGGACTTCCTCTACTCTTATTGGTACTAGGTTGGATTTTTAAAAAGAAGTTAAATAAAGGAAAACTAGAAGAAACTGAAATACAAGCAAATACCACCTAA
- a CDS encoding Ger(x)C family spore germination protein: protein MRKARILFMMLLFLLVLTSCVGKREINDLALVMAVGLDKGSEEGKIKVTVQIARPADARGQTGAPSGQTGEPIWSVEAEGETIIEAIRNLSSFTSRRIFWAHNFIIVINEELAKEGISEIIDFFTRNPELRMRTYVVVSPENAGEVVSTITGIEVIPGETLFKLFRYSSLSSFAPRTQMMDLQAAYLNESSQPVLARVKFKKSGISNKEPGKGPTIKQIELAGAGIFVDDKLVGILEDKETKGLLYFRERLESVVLTAPCPSDSEKKISVELRHETFDVDPLYKNNTISFQVKITSYASVVEAGCPFSISNRDEVKQLEQEIENEIKTDVNQTIEKLQKEYKSDVLELGKVFQNEYPYEWKQLADKWENVFPTVTINISVDAHVKHGSLLIEETNSGKKENIIE from the coding sequence ATGAGAAAAGCTAGAATCTTGTTTATGATGTTACTTTTTCTACTCGTTCTTACTAGTTGTGTTGGAAAACGTGAAATTAATGATCTTGCCCTGGTGATGGCAGTAGGTTTAGATAAAGGTTCTGAAGAGGGAAAGATAAAAGTAACTGTTCAAATCGCTCGTCCAGCAGATGCTAGAGGACAAACAGGGGCACCTTCTGGTCAGACAGGTGAGCCTATATGGTCAGTTGAAGCCGAAGGTGAGACTATAATTGAAGCCATCAGAAACCTCTCTAGCTTTACTTCAAGAAGAATTTTTTGGGCACATAACTTTATCATCGTTATAAATGAAGAGCTTGCTAAGGAAGGAATTTCTGAAATCATTGACTTCTTTACAAGGAATCCTGAACTGCGAATGAGAACTTATGTTGTCGTTTCACCTGAAAATGCAGGAGAAGTTGTTTCAACGATTACTGGTATTGAGGTAATCCCTGGGGAAACATTATTTAAATTATTTCGCTATAGTAGCCTTTCTTCTTTTGCTCCAAGAACCCAGATGATGGACCTTCAAGCAGCTTACCTAAACGAAAGTAGTCAACCTGTATTAGCTAGGGTTAAATTTAAAAAATCTGGTATCTCGAATAAAGAACCTGGTAAAGGCCCAACCATAAAACAAATTGAGTTAGCAGGCGCCGGAATATTTGTAGACGATAAGTTGGTAGGGATTCTCGAGGATAAAGAAACAAAAGGGTTGCTTTACTTTAGGGAACGGTTAGAATCTGTTGTTCTAACTGCTCCCTGTCCAAGTGATAGTGAAAAAAAAATAAGCGTGGAATTGAGACATGAAACCTTTGACGTCGATCCTCTATATAAGAATAATACAATTAGCTTTCAAGTAAAGATTACTTCTTATGCAAGTGTTGTTGAAGCTGGTTGTCCTTTTAGTATCAGTAATCGAGATGAGGTTAAGCAGTTAGAACAGGAAATTGAAAACGAAATAAAAACTGATGTAAACCAAACAATTGAGAAACTGCAGAAAGAGTATAAATCAGATGTCTTGGAACTAGGTAAAGTTTTTCAAAATGAATACCCATACGAGTGGAAGCAACTTGCAGACAAATGGGAAAATGTATTCCCGACTGTAACAATCAATATAAGTGTTGATGCGCATGTAAAGCATGGCTCATTACTAATAGAAGAAACGAACTCGGGTAAGAAGGAGAATATAATCGAATAA
- a CDS encoding spore germination protein produces the protein MVEKDNLLEKTFSTSIDENESLIHSILENSVDLIKRKITFHEHKNIRGLCYYTDGLVNSQLIEKVIDALQYEGNELLQRTGITEENLEDLITKHILVNSSFEVIQKVDKTIDAILSGVTIFFIDGCSKAFHVQTKGWDARSVDEPQTEQVVRGPRDGFTENIRTNTALVRRRIRDPLFRIESMQIGERTKTDINIGYIKGTVKDGLVEEVKKRLQGIKIDGILESGYIEELIEDTPRSPFTTVMNTERPDKVSSALLEGRVVIFVDNTPFALIVPTYFWQFLQASDDYYTKYMAGSFFRVVRYFAFIISLTLTSFYVMLVSFHQEMIPTPLALTIASGREIVPFPVLLEALIMELAFELMREAGLRMPKPVGQAVSIVGSLVIGQAAVQAGVVSPFMVIIVAITGISSFVIPNYSASFSIRLIRFPLLIASGTLGLLGFATMFALLAIHALTLRSFGESYLAPASPFKPSDQKDAILRFPWWKMNKRPQLADGDPYREAENQMPKPPNKISGDSEDNGNQLSRFERNSNKRGDDDQE, from the coding sequence ATGGTAGAAAAAGATAACCTACTAGAGAAAACATTTTCTACAAGCATTGATGAAAATGAATCTTTGATTCATTCCATTCTAGAGAATAGTGTTGACTTAATTAAAAGAAAAATCACTTTTCACGAACATAAAAATATTCGTGGCCTCTGTTATTATACAGATGGTCTTGTTAATTCACAGTTAATAGAAAAAGTGATAGATGCTCTTCAATATGAGGGAAATGAACTTTTACAGAGAACAGGTATCACTGAAGAAAATCTAGAAGACTTAATTACTAAGCATATCCTTGTTAACTCATCGTTTGAAGTCATTCAAAAAGTAGATAAGACGATAGATGCGATTTTATCCGGGGTCACAATTTTTTTTATTGATGGCTGTAGTAAAGCATTCCATGTCCAGACAAAAGGTTGGGATGCTAGAAGCGTAGACGAACCCCAAACTGAACAAGTTGTCCGTGGGCCAAGAGATGGTTTCACCGAAAACATCCGAACAAATACAGCTCTAGTTAGAAGGCGAATTCGCGATCCATTATTTCGAATTGAATCTATGCAAATAGGAGAACGGACAAAAACAGATATTAACATTGGATACATTAAAGGGACGGTAAAAGATGGATTAGTGGAGGAAGTCAAAAAAAGACTTCAAGGGATAAAAATAGATGGCATTTTAGAAAGTGGTTATATCGAGGAGTTAATTGAAGACACTCCCCGTTCACCCTTTACTACCGTCATGAACACAGAGCGTCCGGATAAAGTATCATCAGCTCTCCTAGAAGGAAGAGTTGTCATTTTTGTAGACAATACACCATTTGCTTTAATTGTTCCTACTTACTTTTGGCAATTTTTACAGGCAAGTGACGATTACTACACCAAGTATATGGCAGGTAGCTTCTTTAGAGTCGTACGTTATTTTGCATTTATTATCAGCTTAACGTTAACATCCTTTTATGTCATGCTAGTGAGTTTTCATCAAGAAATGATTCCCACCCCACTTGCACTTACGATTGCATCAGGACGAGAAATTGTTCCATTTCCTGTCTTATTAGAGGCATTAATTATGGAACTTGCCTTTGAATTAATGCGAGAGGCCGGCTTAAGAATGCCAAAACCAGTAGGTCAAGCGGTGAGTATTGTTGGTTCCTTGGTTATAGGACAAGCGGCAGTCCAAGCAGGAGTGGTATCACCATTTATGGTAATTATTGTAGCAATCACGGGGATTTCCTCATTTGTTATCCCTAATTATTCAGCTTCTTTTTCTATTCGATTGATTCGGTTTCCTTTGCTCATAGCATCAGGTACCTTAGGTTTACTCGGATTTGCAACAATGTTTGCTTTATTAGCAATTCATGCATTGACCCTGCGCTCATTTGGAGAATCCTATTTGGCTCCTGCTAGTCCTTTCAAACCTTCGGATCAAAAAGATGCTATTCTGCGATTCCCATGGTGGAAAATGAATAAAAGACCACAACTTGCTGATGGAGACCCATATCGTGAAGCCGAGAACCAGATGCCTAAACCACCTAATAAAATTTCAGGTGATTCTGAAGATAATGGAAATCAATTATCACGTTTTGAGAGGAACAGTAATAAACGAGGGGATGATGATCAAGAATGA
- a CDS encoding alpha/beta hydrolase, whose translation MLKQRFVTTNGVRLNVLLTEKIHTETIVFLHYSNGDATVWNALLPYFENDYNIVIPEFRGHGDSDKPERGYTMDYFVDDLLGLFDELGLDQVHIVGSSLGVDVAVKAIPSLGSRVLSFICEGPPQSMFGPLGVFDLNNQEKEEKIQELLHERSQKQYSDYVTKQELINAGKQNIVNAGLPLNEYISTTIEQNVFETNEGTFRWKMPRIVMDEFMEDFYHINFENLFKAITCPVLFIPSEDEWASESFCNFLDELNQSLPYFKAVKILGASHAFTLFFQYEEMAAAIKTFLEQIKTSGIISYQ comes from the coding sequence ATGTTAAAACAAAGATTCGTCACAACAAATGGTGTTCGTTTAAATGTGTTGTTAACCGAAAAGATACATACTGAAACGATTGTTTTTCTTCATTATAGTAATGGTGATGCAACCGTTTGGAATGCGTTACTTCCTTATTTTGAGAATGATTACAATATTGTTATTCCTGAATTTCGTGGACATGGTGATAGTGACAAGCCTGAGAGAGGATATACAATGGATTATTTTGTCGATGATTTACTTGGACTTTTTGATGAGCTAGGGCTTGACCAAGTACATATTGTCGGAAGTTCATTAGGGGTGGATGTAGCTGTAAAGGCTATTCCTAGTCTCGGCTCTAGAGTTTTATCGTTTATTTGTGAAGGACCTCCTCAAAGCATGTTTGGTCCTTTAGGGGTATTCGATCTTAACAATCAAGAAAAAGAAGAAAAAATACAAGAGCTATTACATGAGCGTAGTCAAAAACAATATTCAGACTACGTAACAAAACAAGAGTTAATCAATGCTGGAAAACAGAATATTGTAAATGCTGGGCTTCCTTTAAATGAATATATCTCCACAACAATTGAACAAAACGTTTTTGAAACAAACGAAGGAACGTTTCGTTGGAAAATGCCACGTATTGTGATGGATGAGTTTATGGAAGATTTCTATCATATTAATTTTGAAAATCTATTTAAAGCAATTACGTGTCCTGTATTGTTTATACCAAGTGAGGATGAGTGGGCAAGTGAAAGTTTTTGCAATTTTTTGGACGAGTTGAACCAAAGTTTACCTTATTTTAAAGCCGTAAAGATTCTTGGTGCTTCACATGCTTTTACGTTATTTTTTCAATATGAGGAAATGGCTGCAGCGATAAAAACATTTTTAGAGCAAATAAAAACAAGTGGTATTATCTCTTATCAATAA
- a CDS encoding YafY family transcriptional regulator: MSKIDRLMAIVLQLKKQNKVTATELANFFEVTPRTIYRDIQALSEMGIPVIALPGNEGGYLIADHYFIPPIMFTKEEVFSLLLSEQIINQVEIPGHQRSINTAFLKIKNVLDDDTTSTFQHLHKRIVFNIKEQKPSAIDQQPFQLVTTSIEQNKKLILTYFHPKKQELTERKVHPYGLIYEDGLWYIIAYCELRKEERMFAVNRIKYIKVLEEDFSLPQEFKIEKHSSQALYNGDGETQVILKVSKSLFYIIKDYNQMISSEIVEKNDEFYIVALQTIAPKNYLSFALRFVDGVEIIKPLSLRNEMKELLSTTIKKYQS; this comes from the coding sequence ATGAGTAAAATTGATCGTTTAATGGCCATTGTTTTACAATTAAAGAAGCAAAACAAAGTCACAGCAACAGAATTAGCTAACTTTTTCGAGGTTACACCTCGAACAATTTATCGCGATATCCAGGCTCTGAGTGAAATGGGTATTCCTGTTATTGCCCTTCCAGGAAATGAAGGCGGTTATTTGATTGCAGATCATTATTTTATCCCTCCGATTATGTTCACAAAGGAAGAGGTATTTTCCCTATTATTATCTGAGCAAATCATTAACCAAGTGGAAATACCTGGACATCAAAGGTCAATTAATACTGCGTTCTTAAAAATTAAAAATGTACTTGATGATGATACTACCTCTACATTTCAGCATTTACATAAACGTATTGTCTTTAATATAAAGGAACAAAAACCTTCTGCAATTGACCAGCAGCCGTTCCAACTTGTTACAACATCAATTGAACAAAACAAAAAATTAATACTTACTTATTTCCACCCAAAAAAGCAGGAGTTAACGGAGCGTAAAGTTCATCCATATGGCCTTATTTATGAAGATGGCCTCTGGTATATAATTGCTTATTGTGAATTAAGAAAAGAAGAGCGAATGTTTGCAGTTAATCGAATTAAATACATAAAAGTACTAGAAGAAGACTTTTCTCTACCTCAAGAATTCAAAATAGAAAAGCACTCTTCACAAGCATTATATAATGGCGATGGAGAAACACAGGTAATTCTTAAGGTTTCAAAGTCCCTCTTTTACATTATTAAAGACTACAACCAGATGATATCAAGTGAAATTGTCGAAAAGAATGATGAATTTTATATAGTTGCCCTACAAACCATTGCGCCGAAAAATTACCTTTCATTCGCACTACGCTTTGTTGATGGAGTAGAAATTATAAAACCTCTTTCACTTCGTAATGAAATGAAAGAGCTCTTATCTACTACAATAAAAAAATACCAATCTTAG
- a CDS encoding endonuclease/exonuclease/phosphatase family protein, whose product MHLLTLNCHSWQEENQVEKINYLAEVIKEKMYDVISLQEVSQLINDEFVTDRIKKSNYAYVLLQKLIRLGIEDYSIVWDLSHYAYGNYEEGLAILTKYPVIGEDSFFVSMNNDLHSGKTRKIVGAKINCDGKPISIYSCHMGWWHDKVEPFKYQGDKLIENLNWDEHFFLLGDFNNDANLEDEGYEYLLKQGLVDTFELAQEKDDGITVKGKIAGWSENKKNLRIDLILTNRNLKVDYSRVIFNGVNKNIVSDHYGVEVKCLLWE is encoded by the coding sequence ATGCATCTATTAACACTTAACTGTCATTCCTGGCAGGAGGAAAATCAAGTTGAGAAAATAAACTACTTAGCTGAAGTCATAAAAGAAAAAATGTATGATGTCATATCATTACAAGAAGTAAGTCAACTGATTAATGATGAGTTTGTGACGGATAGAATAAAGAAAAGTAATTATGCTTATGTACTTCTTCAGAAATTAATCCGATTGGGAATTGAAGATTATTCAATTGTTTGGGACCTTTCCCATTATGCATATGGAAATTATGAGGAGGGTTTAGCAATTTTAACAAAGTATCCGGTCATAGGAGAAGATTCCTTCTTTGTATCAATGAATAACGATTTGCACAGTGGAAAAACTCGTAAAATTGTTGGGGCTAAAATTAACTGCGATGGCAAGCCTATTTCTATTTATTCCTGTCACATGGGTTGGTGGCATGATAAGGTTGAACCATTTAAATACCAAGGAGACAAACTAATAGAAAATCTAAACTGGGACGAGCACTTTTTTCTTTTAGGAGATTTTAATAATGATGCTAACTTAGAGGATGAGGGCTATGAATATTTGCTCAAACAAGGCCTTGTTGACACATTTGAACTTGCTCAGGAAAAGGACGACGGTATAACAGTAAAAGGGAAAATTGCAGGGTGGAGTGAAAACAAAAAAAATCTAAGAATTGATCTAATACTAACAAACAGAAATCTTAAGGTGGATTATTCTAGGGTCATTTTTAATGGTGTTAACAAAAATATCGTATCTGACCATTATGGAGTTGAGGTAAAATGTTTGTTGTGGGAATAA
- a CDS encoding response regulator transcription factor → MDTYFVLVVDDEKEIRDAIEIYLKNEGIVVLKAKDGIEALEILNEHQVHLIILDIMMPKLDGISATYKIREKKNIPIIILSAKSEDTDKILGLQVGADDYVTKPFNPMELVARVKSQLRRYVSFGTYEGMNKVIDLHGLTLDQSAKEVAVHGETIKLTPIEYKIVELLMTNAGRVFSINEIYERVWKEPNFNAENTVAVHIRKIREKIEIDAKNPRYLKVVWGIGYKMEK, encoded by the coding sequence ATGGATACATATTTTGTTTTAGTAGTAGATGATGAAAAGGAAATAAGAGATGCAATAGAGATTTATTTGAAAAATGAAGGGATTGTCGTGTTAAAGGCTAAAGATGGAATTGAAGCGCTGGAAATCTTAAATGAACACCAAGTTCATCTGATAATCTTAGACATTATGATGCCAAAACTAGACGGCATTTCCGCGACTTATAAGATTCGGGAAAAGAAAAATATCCCTATTATTATTTTAAGTGCTAAAAGTGAGGATACCGATAAAATATTGGGATTACAAGTAGGGGCAGATGACTATGTAACAAAGCCATTCAACCCTATGGAACTAGTAGCAAGGGTTAAGTCACAACTTAGACGGTATGTTTCCTTTGGGACGTATGAAGGAATGAATAAGGTTATCGATTTACATGGGTTAACATTAGACCAATCTGCCAAAGAAGTAGCCGTTCATGGGGAGACGATCAAACTCACACCAATAGAGTACAAAATTGTGGAGCTTCTAATGACAAATGCAGGTCGGGTATTTTCAATTAATGAAATCTATGAAAGAGTGTGGAAAGAACCAAACTTTAATGCTGAAAATACAGTAGCTGTACATATTCGAAAAATACGAGAAAAAATTGAGATTGATGCAAAAAATCCAAGATACTTAAAGGTGGTGTGGGGAATTGGGTATAAAATGGAAAAATAA
- a CDS encoding GHKL domain-containing protein, which produces MGIKWKNKTIIFLISLMFLFGVSGLLSFLLFSSNYFQKDYFHSDEFQRDTHNLAWYITMFELSDFTLEEAKAAITVTDEEIHEHRYRYGDLPEQIANINSQYEHRIQEALSAKNQEIADALILERDTKIEDITNNFKSDEHVRSKVKKEKEKAIDLYFNDRENYRSDFVRYTQDFQYYFKETGTENVYTNMTIPENESLEAYLTKQDSMFKTNFTIARENLIYNNVPGYEELLQSVIPLEIGPVEGEIIVPKSTSSRIYQNYESYKSKQSFIIIYILISVIALGLSIFIVKKSKALKVEAESWKSWYDKLPIDLKVVIIILTAIGTFISIVLYMDIFVFVLDYPLRYIGELVFYMASGTVFLGVTIIQGLVLAKEIKDWQKVKQQWKKGITYNVWLKLKILSKKALYRVNEAFLNRNTGTQLFIVLGMVFGLGVAAFMVFVHPVFFLVYLVLLALIGIPIVIILVRRVGEFNRIYETTNELAAGKMGQNLDISGKSILTSLAENINVLKQGVKASQNAQAKSERLKTELITNVSHDLRTPLTSIISYAELLKKEDVSEEDRNAYLEIIDRKSKRLKLLIDDLFEVSKMASGNIELHKNKVDLVQLLQQSLAEYDDKMKESTLLFRFNTPENPIYATVDGQKLWRVFDNLIGNIIKYSLDNSRVYISIDEKDGQATISFKNVSKYELSANIDELFERFKRGDVSRHTEGSGLGLAIAKSIIDMHEGTLELDIDGDLFKVTIVLNQ; this is translated from the coding sequence TTGGGTATAAAATGGAAAAATAAAACCATCATCTTCCTTATTTCATTAATGTTTTTATTTGGTGTAAGCGGTTTGTTGTCCTTCTTACTATTCAGTAGTAATTATTTTCAAAAGGATTATTTCCATTCAGATGAATTTCAAAGAGATACTCATAATCTAGCGTGGTATATCACCATGTTTGAACTAAGTGACTTTACATTGGAAGAAGCAAAGGCTGCAATTACCGTAACAGATGAAGAAATTCATGAACATAGATACCGATACGGTGATCTTCCAGAACAAATTGCAAACATCAATTCTCAGTATGAACATCGCATTCAGGAGGCTTTATCCGCTAAAAACCAGGAAATAGCTGACGCACTTATCTTAGAAAGAGACACGAAAATAGAGGATATTACAAATAACTTTAAAAGTGATGAACATGTTCGTTCCAAAGTTAAAAAAGAAAAAGAAAAGGCAATAGACTTATATTTTAATGATAGAGAAAATTATCGATCAGATTTTGTCAGATACACTCAAGATTTTCAATATTATTTTAAAGAAACTGGGACAGAAAATGTATATACAAATATGACGATCCCAGAAAACGAATCACTTGAAGCTTATCTTACTAAACAAGATTCTATGTTTAAGACAAATTTTACGATAGCAAGAGAAAACTTAATTTACAATAATGTACCAGGTTATGAAGAATTATTACAAAGCGTTATACCATTAGAAATTGGACCGGTTGAGGGAGAGATAATTGTACCAAAATCCACATCAAGTAGAATTTACCAGAATTATGAGAGTTATAAATCTAAGCAAAGCTTTATAATTATCTACATCCTTATTAGTGTAATCGCACTTGGTCTAAGTATTTTCATAGTAAAAAAATCAAAAGCATTAAAAGTTGAAGCAGAAAGCTGGAAGTCATGGTATGACAAACTACCTATTGATTTAAAAGTCGTAATTATTATCTTAACTGCAATTGGGACATTTATATCTATTGTCTTATATATGGATATCTTCGTATTTGTACTTGACTATCCGTTGAGGTATATCGGGGAGCTTGTTTTCTATATGGCAAGTGGAACGGTATTTTTGGGAGTGACTATTATCCAAGGACTGGTTCTTGCTAAAGAAATAAAGGATTGGCAGAAAGTAAAGCAGCAATGGAAAAAGGGAATCACTTACAATGTTTGGTTAAAACTTAAAATACTGAGTAAGAAAGCTTTATATCGTGTAAACGAAGCCTTTTTAAATCGAAATACCGGAACCCAGCTTTTCATTGTATTAGGGATGGTATTTGGTTTAGGTGTAGCTGCTTTCATGGTATTTGTTCATCCGGTGTTTTTCCTAGTCTACTTAGTTCTTCTAGCACTAATCGGTATACCGATTGTAATAATATTGGTACGTCGAGTAGGAGAGTTTAATCGTATCTATGAAACAACAAATGAATTGGCAGCAGGAAAGATGGGCCAAAACCTTGATATTTCTGGAAAATCCATATTAACAAGTCTTGCGGAGAATATTAATGTGTTGAAACAAGGTGTAAAAGCATCACAAAATGCTCAAGCGAAAAGTGAACGCCTAAAAACAGAATTAATTACAAATGTTAGTCATGACCTAAGAACACCACTAACTTCGATCATTTCTTATGCCGAGCTGTTAAAAAAGGAAGATGTTTCAGAGGAAGATAGAAATGCTTATCTCGAAATTATCGATCGAAAGTCAAAGCGTTTGAAGCTATTAATAGATGACCTATTCGAAGTGTCAAAGATGGCAAGTGGAAATATAGAGCTTCATAAAAATAAGGTTGATCTTGTTCAGCTATTACAACAATCTCTAGCAGAGTATGATGATAAGATGAAAGAGTCTACCTTACTATTTCGATTTAATACACCAGAAAATCCAATCTATGCAACAGTAGATGGGCAAAAACTATGGCGCGTATTTGATAATCTAATAGGGAACATTATCAAGTATTCTTTAGACAATTCCCGGGTATATATTAGTATAGATGAGAAAGACGGCCAAGCCACAATTTCATTTAAGAACGTATCTAAGTATGAGCTAAGTGCCAATATTGATGAGCTTTTTGAAAGGTTCAAGCGTGGTGACGTATCAAGACACACCGAGGGTTCAGGACTTGGACTCGCAATCGCAAAATCAATTATTGATATGCACGAAGGAACACTAGAACTCGACATTGATGGTGATTTATTTAAAGTAACAATTGTACTTAATCAATAG
- a CDS encoding processed acidic surface protein has protein sequence MKRVIQLFVLGIILFTAYANPTYAAITDEQLDQYLTDIGWTREELQEYFDYFELSLDQYATIEELQTELGTPLTEENFAQLLATYNMTEAEVNELFASFGDSAQDYLIYEELDASIDFYLNHDEYMKEAEGYLADVGLTEEEVDQLFNHLMALDETELEQRMEEVAAKLEPFATLDPEAELTEVQKSELAAVWTDMMSLIGLNPNYHLLDANGVATPVSFQELLGMNDLGGRSLVLELYDLEGNLLLDMQLSDEMLTSDYLFQAANQLVEVGDLAGELTIVKHDTIPKTASPYVINMLIGLLTIIVGFLVFQKTRKREQF, from the coding sequence ATGAAAAGAGTCATTCAATTATTTGTTTTAGGCATTATCCTGTTTACCGCTTACGCTAATCCAACTTATGCTGCAATTACCGATGAACAACTAGATCAATATTTAACGGACATAGGTTGGACACGTGAAGAGCTTCAAGAGTACTTTGATTATTTTGAGTTATCTTTAGACCAATATGCAACCATCGAAGAACTACAAACCGAATTAGGAACACCCTTAACAGAAGAGAATTTTGCGCAATTATTAGCTACTTATAATATGACAGAAGCCGAAGTGAATGAACTATTTGCAAGCTTTGGTGATTCTGCCCAGGATTACTTGATTTATGAAGAACTAGATGCTTCTATTGACTTTTATTTGAATCATGATGAATACATGAAGGAAGCGGAAGGATACCTTGCTGATGTCGGACTTACAGAAGAAGAGGTTGATCAACTCTTTAATCATTTAATGGCATTGGACGAAACAGAGCTAGAGCAAAGAATGGAAGAGGTTGCTGCGAAATTAGAGCCATTTGCTACGCTTGATCCTGAGGCAGAACTTACCGAAGTACAAAAAAGTGAACTAGCTGCTGTTTGGACTGACATGATGAGTCTTATAGGCTTAAATCCAAACTATCATTTGTTAGATGCGAATGGTGTAGCTACACCCGTATCCTTTCAGGAATTATTAGGCATGAATGATTTAGGTGGAAGAAGCCTAGTATTAGAGCTATATGATTTAGAAGGAAATCTCCTATTAGATATGCAGTTATCGGATGAAATGCTTACTTCTGATTACCTTTTCCAAGCTGCTAACCAATTAGTAGAAGTTGGCGACCTTGCCGGTGAATTAACTATAGTTAAGCATGATACCATTCCAAAGACAGCATCACCTTATGTGATAAACATGCTTATTGGACTTTTAACCATAATAGTTGGATTCCTAGTCTTTCAAAAAACTCGTAAAAGAGAGCAATTTTAA